In Astatotilapia calliptera unplaced genomic scaffold, fAstCal1.2 U_scaffold_17, whole genome shotgun sequence, the sequence tcaaacacataataaactgaattattgctgatcaaataaacaaaaatacactaATATAATAATCAAAAACACAGGAGCACTGAGGCCTCGATCCTGTAGGATAATATTTTAACCGGTAATTTAaagattaatttaaattaatctaATTTAAAGGCTTAAAGAAAGATAACTTAAAAACATTCAGTCTATACCTTGAATCTCTGCTAAAGGGCAGTATGCTCACTTATATGGTGACACGATCTCCTCAGCACACTCTGTTCACACTCCAAAACTTTGCAGCATCCCAAAAACACCACAGTCCACAGCCTCACATCAGaacaaaggagagaagaagaagaagagcaccTGCTGTTACTTCATTTTTTATACCCTCTGTTTGATCCCCTGGGTCCTAAAGCCATTACACTAAtcacagtaataataatgagcAATAACACTAATAACATTTCAAACACTTTAACGACCTGAATTATTGCTgatcagataaaataaaaatacaataataacagtaaGTTATGAAGAGCTGTAAGAAGCTCACTTCTTTTTCATTAGTAGCTGAGAACCAGCATAAAGTTGTATTACTGCCACCTACACAGCTGTGATGGTAACAGCAGACTCCAAACACTGTTCGTCTTTCAGACTCAGAGTCTGTGCAGAATTTCTCTCACACCACCATTTATTAACCCTGCAATAAAACCTCTAAACTTTCTGCTTCTGCATCCTAATTCACAGATTTAATTAAATCAGGGAACACAGGACTGCATGACATTTTATTAGAAACTAAAATGACATAAAGTCAACAAATTAGTTACAAATGGTAACAGGACAAAATGAAAAGTCACCAGTGTAGTTGTAGTTGCTCTCCCACTTTATAGGACAAAGACATGATTGATAGTGAAGAGGGAAACCCATCTACAGCACAGCTGAGCTATTAGAGTACGGTGACcacttgttgacttgtaaaagactatatgacattttttatttcaccattcaTTAACTGCACAGAGATGTTattgtttaaatatgttttcttcATGTAAACAGTATTATAAAGGTTCTTCATGACTGGCgcaagtgtcctcttttttggaaatcaaattATGGTCACCCTGTATTACAGGATATGATCAGCACTGTTTATCACCGTCATGCTGATTTTGCAGGAAAATGCGAACCAGGCTCAACCCAGCTGGTTAAGTTTACACCTGACTGACCTGTGCCTCCTCCTCACTGTGACTAAACAATCAGACTCTGCAGGGTCAGACAGATGTTTTGTTGCTGTCTTGTTCTTGGTTGAACCTGTCTGGATTTTTAGCTCTGAGGTTTGTGTCGTATTAATGAATTATAATACTGCTACTTCTCTGAGTCGTGCTGACCGTGATTGATGCAGAGCTTTAATTCTCGGTGATGTTCTGTCTCCATGCAATCTGTCATATGAGATTTAGCCCATGTACAAGTTATCTTTTCATTTAACTATCAGCACATAGAgagatgatctgattagtttgTGGATAATTtcatacaggaaacaaaaatcaaaaataaacataaaatgttcaaatgtcaAAAGATTTTATTTCTACCTTCTAACTAAAAGATGCAAAAAAtgatcagaaacacaaaaatatacatGAAATACATTCAAATGTATTCACTGCCTATGATATAATTCttatttatataatgtaaacaaacacagttaaagTATTTGTTGGTGCCCATATCAGTATTTACACTGCAAACACTGACTGTAAATTGTGCTGTCAGATACTAAACATCACATATTTCTCACTGCTGTTGGAACATGTTAGATACAGTCAAGgtttattacaatttttttttaaagtaaccgAAGATAAAGAGCATGAATATTGAATATGAATACACCTCCATTTGTTTTATACTGAATTATTTGATATTATGATGTAATATTGTAACTGCACATAAAGCTGAGCATGTCTGATATTTGGGCAGCAGAGGAGCAAGAGTGGCTTCATGAAAAGCTTCTTCTTggctttgctgctacagctctcCTCACTGACCTGTAAGACaagcacaaagagacaaagtgaTTTCCAACATGTAAAGATATTATGAGCTGAAGACATTTAATAATGTGAAGAATAAATCAGCCTGCATGGCAGCAGAATTACTGAGAGAGCTTCCTGATGTGACTTcagaataaactgctgcatcagcTGCAGGACTTGATGTTCCTGTGAATGAAGAGAAGATGATTGAAAACAATAATATCATTAACCAGGAGGAAACTGGATGTCTCCACTGATGCAAATGTGACAGGTGAGACCTGGAGACTCGGGACCGCCCCTGGTGGGCGGAGCTGGTCTTTGCTCCTTTCATAAGTGCAGGTGTGGGCAATTGGGTATTCCTCTGCAAACCTGAAACTGCGAGTGCTTGGTCCGAGTTGGGCAAGTTGGTGTTTCTTAACTATGAAAGTCTGATACGGGTCTTCCCCTAAACTTCTGTTAGAACGGTAGGTTACACAAAAATGTACCACTTGAGCTCTGGCTGTTGGCAGAGGTTTACAGTTATTTGCACCCTTGTAGGTGGGAAACATTGCTCCCGCGAGAACGGTATAGTGGACTTCATCGCCACTGACCCACATTTATTAGGGTGTGACACGAACTTGTGGACAGGTAACAAAACCCATTCAGTTGAGGAATATTCCTGTGTTTTACTGTCCAGCTAAGtgatctcctgccttttatttacagagtacagagctgctgctttgccagGTGGATCTCTGGCTGCGGGCAAAGGACCCGACACTtcagtgtgttttaatttgttttaaactggtGTAAGTCGACAGACTGACTGTTGCGGCTGtcgatgtttttgttttttttttttgtttaaatctttTCTGTATCAGTAGGCACCACAGATATGGATTCTTTTAGTAttttaaccctttttttttaatatatatattgtcgcAGACGGTGAAGGCGCTGCAgggaaaacaaatcctttttttgtCTCCCCGCTTTTGCATGCACAGCGGTGGGCTCGAGTGAAGACGGCACCGaagatttgactttttttctatAGTGTTTTACCCATTTGGGGTCATGTGTGAGTTGCCGTCCATTTTTAACCTGTGTGCTATGtcgatttgtttttaaacgGTTCCCTGCAGCGCTTGTCCTGTCTCACGGGAAATCGTACAGTTTTATCGTTTTTAATGAGGTaacgtttttaattgtttttaggtgccgctgttacactgtttcttttattttgtatcaaaaattaaactcttttaaaCTGACTGTGCGCCTACGGCTCTGTCCTATTTTAAATAGGTACCTACCACGGGGTCACACAAAGATAAAAGAGAAGATTTTAAATAGCTGACAAAGtgtgaatatataaatattaaaataaacagatttaCATTGTAAGAGCAGATAAACATGTTAAACAATATTCAGTGGAGATGATGGCAGACTTTGctcacctttgtttttcttggctttttcttttttgggctgTTTGACCTCAGCATACATCAGACTGTCCTCTAAAAGAGACGTCAGAGCTCAGGACACATTTGTTCAGCACAGATATGATGACAAGAACATTACAGAGTAAAAACATGAGAGAAACTATTTAGTTGGGGGACATATAGATGGACAATACCGTACTGTACAATAACAATATCATTCTGTATATGAAGCAGACAAACTTACACTAAACTCTGAACGGCCCTCGATGTGTATAAGATTCAACTCTGCTGATGTGTAGTGGTCGTATGTAGTAGCTAAGCTTGGTCAGTGAATAACTAAACTCCATGTTGACCTATAATTACCTGCAATATAATGATGTGATGACACGTTCAAGTACAAACACTGAATGAGACTGTTGTGACTGTACCTGCAGCTCCCATCTTCACCTCAGAGTAAACAGCACTCTGCTCTGCTTTATGATGCTTCTCTGTGAAGATGATCAGattaatgaaaataattaattcattttaaacactttaaaaacttCCCAGGCTTTTTTCTACACTGAGTGTTTTGTGTACTCACTCTTCTTTCTAAAGTTTTGAAGTTTAATAAGAGAGTATGTGACGTCTCGCGGTTCATCTGCACCTggaatgtaaaaatgtttgtgaacaCATCACATTCAATTTCATTAGTTGTGTTTAAGTCAAATCCAGGACTATCAGATATTTTCAGAGCATGAACCCATCATGGTGttactgtttgtgttgttctgatatgaaacaataacatttgtGGATTCTTTCAGTCGAGTTAAAGATACAATCAGGTTGTAAAatcctgtttgtttctgatcTTTTGTGCATGTAGTCAGTTGGTTATTTGGATCTTTGTCCAGCTGGATTTTGATAAATGTTCTTTGAAAAGCTGCTGAGCACAAACTGAACCTAAGAAATTTTCCTGTTAATGGAGACTGAATGAAAAGTCAATATTAACAATGATAATAAAGATCGGTTTAAGTGCTGACCAGGATGAACAGAGTTGTATTCATGAGTTTCATTCTGGTTGACTCCATGATTTGTGGAGGAGCCCGGACTGTGACTCTCAGACTGGATCCacctgaaacaggaaataaaaacaataaactcaaaagtaactgatgtttgtttaaaataataattaaaagtattttaccaacctggtgaagcaggaatctgtgaaagagacaaatgttattACACATCTTTGTCATGTATAAATTGTTCCACTGATATTTTGTGTCATGAGATCAgaatacatgtatatgtatgaATAATTAAAGTGTGTGTAGTAAATAAACTCTGTAATACAGCATGAAAAGAAGAGGCTCTTACACTTGGACTGTCTGCAGCGATACAACAAGAGCAGgagaataataatgagagagacTCCACAAACCAGTCGAACAATCAACCACACAGGAGATGAAAATTCTGCCAAAGATAGTGACAacaaataataaagtttaattatatttgatattttataAGATAATTTTATAATAAATCCAGTTCATCGATTTCCCTTGACTTGAAACCACTTTGAGTCAACTCCTGCTGTATTTAAATGACTTGACTCCCAACAatgaacacataaacacaagtcTCTTAAATTTCCTCTTAAATGTTGACTTCAGTAAATCTGCGTTACAAACTTTTACTATATAAATATGTCAAAGAGTcaaatcttaatataaagaaacaaaaactgatgTTTACATTgagattttctgtttcctgtcagaaACTGTCAGCATGACTCTGCTCTGTGGTTTCATGTTGTGACTCCTGCTCTACACTACTTGCAGTGTTACTTGTAGAATTGTTACAGAACTAATTGTGAATTTATGTTGATTTGGAGATTTGCTGAAAATGATTGTTTCACATTCATAATCCCACCTAGTCTCCCCTCCTTGGATCACATTCCTGACACTGATTCTCTAGACTCCACATTTTACATGACTATTCATATTCAACCATTTCCAATAAGATCATTATTACAATGCCAAAGAGGTTACCATGAGATATAATGCTGTTTGACCTTCATAGTAATCCTCAATCATCAATCTATTCAACATTGTTGCTGAATCCAAACTCACCAGTTATGTTAATCTGAATTTCTtggctgtcctctgtgtagtaaactgggtttcctcttcctcctctgcacctgtACAGTCCTTCCCGTGAGACACTGATTTGTCCATTTGATGTGGGGACAACATCCACTGTGGTATTATCTCTGTACCAGTAGTAtttccatccagatgatgatgatgatgggttcacagagcaggtcagggtcacactgccccctactggagCAGTTGTGTTATCAGCTCTCAGTTTGGCCTTTGGTTTATCTGcagttcagtttagaaaaagaatTAAAGTCAATGACTGAATCGTGTACATACGGATGTTCACTCTTCAGAGACACAAACTAcatctttcttggctgctacctcaaagcagattgtgcgctgtctgtcctgtgtGCTGCATGTGACTGAATCAAAACCGTTTAAATAACTAGATGTAAATGGTGAACATCAACAAATCTTGGTGATCTTGAAGAGATACTAACTGTACAATCGTTTTGATCAAAGCTGTgaaagttttatattttctttgctgtatttaaaaagtACTTGAAGATTGATTAATAAGCTGGTCCGTCTTTAGGACCTGGGAGTTTAAAGGGATCAATCTCAATCAGCCTCCTGCTAAAGGTGAGTGGCAGTGACTCAGAGTTATGAGACTGTTAATCATAGAAACAGTACCACTATTTTTGgtggtatgtctgtgtgtgtttatttatttgatcaGATGATAGTTCAGAattacttttattctttttatagaAATTGTAGATCAATTGTTATTTGTttgaatatattatttatttatcctgttTATGTCATTATTGTCCTCAGGTGatggagcagcaggtcagcattGGCGTCTCTATACCAGCTGAAGGTTCATGACACAAAGTGGTGACAAACTGTCTACAATGAGGCTACtatcagctgcagctctttgtctgaCTAACAATGTAACATGCTTTGTAGACCATTGAATTCATCCTGTGCTGACCATGATGACATTTGTCAAATGGAGATCACACAACAAACATGACTTACTTGATGCTGACAATGTGAAGGcttcactccactctgttgaaGAATATGAGTCATCTCTGCGTCGACTCTTACACATGTAGTCTCCACTGCTGGACTCAGAAACATTGAATGTCACATCATTATTGTGTGTCCACTGTGTGGGTGTCCTGGGTCGTCTCCATTCATACTCCCACTCAGTGGTTTCACCTCCTTCCTGCACCTCACATGTCAGAGTGATCGTCTCACCTCTGAATATCTGAGGCCAGTTGGCTTGTTGTTTTACAACAACTTTATTGGAAACTGTTTACACATATTAACAGTtgagatacaaacagaaacatgaaatcaacacagaaaacTTCAAATTGTGTGTTTGATAATCATGAGTGAATGTATATTTCAAACTAAATTACTGAACTCACAGGTTATCTCaatggtgacatcatcacttctatcagtgtagtaaactgggtttcctcttgttcctctgcagcGGTAGATTCCTCCTTGAGATACTCTGatatctctgttttgttgatcTCTGATTTGACCTTCAGAGGTTCTTTGGGTTCGTCTGAACCActcatatttccatccatcagagctctgcacagagcaggtcagtgtcacactgccccctactggtatGATTGTAGttcctgctgtcagtgtggcccTGGGTTTATCTGATGTtatgaaaaaggaaacatgtACATTTTTCATCCTCTTGactaaaaatacaagaaaatacatttaaactttaaaaactcCCCAGATGAAAGAACAAACTTTTTTCTC encodes:
- the LOC113017644 gene encoding uncharacterized protein LOC113017644; protein product: MCKSRRRDDSYSSTEWSEAFTLSASNKPKAKLRADNTTVPVGGSVTLTCSVSPSSSSGWKYYWYRDEKSSEALTTQDAVFHSNGQISVSQEGLYRCRGGRGNPVYYTEDSQSVRIGKTVSNRPVVTLYPNWSEIHRGETITVRCEIHGGDTEWDYEWETNSMIKAPNQNEYRIRSASSSNSGNYRCKGRMKSSQHETTEWSDSVTLTVSDNKPRATLTAGTTIIPVGGSVTLTCSVQSSDGWKYEWFRRTQRTSEGQIRGQQNRDIRVSEGGIYRCRGTRGNPVYYTDISDDVTIEITFSNKVVVKQQANWPQIFRGETITLTCEVQEGGETTEWEYGWRERGTPTQWTHNNDWTFRVSESSSGDYMCKSRRRDDSYSSTEWSEAFTLSVSNKPRATLTAGTTIIPVGGSVTLTCSVQSSDGWKYEWFRRTQRTSEGQIRDQQNRDIRVSQGGIYRCRGTRGNPVYYTDRSDDVTIEITFSNKVVVKQQANWPQIFRGETITLTCEVQEGGETTEWEYEWRRPRTPTQWTHNNDVTFNVSESSSGDYMCKSRRRDDSYSSTEWSEAFTLSASNKPKAKLRADNTTAPVGGSVTLTCSVNPSSSSSGWKYYWYRDNTTVDVVPTSNGQISVSREGLYRCRGGRGNPVYYTEDSQEIQINITVSLSLAEFSSPVWLIVRLVCGVSLIIILLLLLYRCRQSKYSCFTRWIQSESHSPGSSTNHGVNQNETHEYNSVHPDEPRDVTYSLIKLQNFRKKKKHHKAEQSAVYSEVKMGAAEDSLMYAEVKQPKKEKAKKNKGTSSPAADAAVYSEVTSGSSLSNSAAMQADLFFTLLNVFSS